The Mus musculus strain C57BL/6J chromosome 2, GRCm38.p6 C57BL/6J genome has a window encoding:
- the Abca2 gene encoding ATP-binding cassette sub-family A member 2 isoform 1 (isoform 1 is encoded by transcript variant 1): MGFLHQLQLLLWKNVTLKRRSPWVLAFEIFIPLVLFFILLGLRQKKPTISVKEAFYTAAPLTSAGILPVMQSLCPDGQRDEFGFLQYANSTVTQLLERLHRVVEEGNLFDPVRPSLGSELEALRQRLEALSSGPGTWESHSARPAVSSFSLDSVARDQRELWRFLMQNLSLPNSTAQALLAARVDPSEVYRLLFGPLPDLDGKLGFLRKQEPWSRLGSNPLLQMEELLLAPALLEQLTCAPGSGELGRILTMPEGHQVDLQGYRDAVCSGQATARAQRFSDLAAELRNQLDTAKIAQQLGFDVPNGSDPQPQAPSPQSLPALLGDLLDAQKLLQDVDVLSALALLLPQGACAGQASAPQASSLNGLANSTGIGANSGSNTTVEEGTQSPVSPASPDTLQGQCSAFVQLWAGLQPILCGNNRTIEPEALRRGNMSSLGFTSKEQRNLGLLVHLMTSNPKILYAPVGSEADRVILKANETFAFVGNVTHYAQVWLNISTEIRSFLEQGRLQQHLQWLQQYVADLQLHPEAMNLSLEELPPALRQDFSLPNGTALLQQLDTIDNAACGWIQFMSKVSVDIFKGFPDEESIVNYTLNQAYQDNVTVFASVIFQTRKDGSLPPHVHYKIRQNSSFTEKTNEIRRAYWRPGPNTGGRFYFLYGFVWIQDMMERAIINTFVGHDVVEPGNYVQMFPYPCYTRDDFLFVIEHMMPLCMVISWVYSVAMTIQHIVAEKEHRLKEVMKTMGLNNAVHWVAWFITGFVQLSISVTALTAILKYGQVLMHSHVLIIWLFLAVYAVATIMFCFLVSVLYSKAKLASACGGIIYFLSYVPYMYVAIREEVAHDKITAFEKCIASLMSTTAFGLGSKYFALYEVAGVGIQWHTFSQSPVEGDDFNLLLAVTMLMVDTVVYGVLTWYIEAVHPGMYGLPRPWYFPLQKSYWLGSGRTEAWEWSWPWAHTPRLSVMEEDQACAMESRHFEETRGMEEEPTHLPLVVCVDKLTKVYKNDKKMALNKLSLNLYENQVVSFLGHNGAGKTTTMSILTGLFPPTSGSATIYGHDIRTEMDEIRKNLGMCPQHNVLFDRLTVEEHLWFYSRLKSMAQEEIRKETDKMIEDLELSNKRHSLVQTLSGGMKRKLSVAIAFVGGSRAIILDEPTAGVDPYARRAIWDLILKYKPGRTILLSTHHMDEADLLGDRIAIISHGKLKCCGSPLFLKGAYGDGYRLTLVKQPAEPGTSQEPGLASSPSGCPRLSSCSEPQVSQFIRKHVASSLLVSDTSTELSYILPSEAVKKGAFERLFQQLEHSLDALHLSSFGLMDTTLEEVFLKVSEEDQSLENSEADVKESRKDVLPGAEGLTAVGGQAGNLARCSELAQSQASLQSASSVGSARGEEGTGYSDGYGDYRPLFDNLQDPDNVSLQEAEMEALAQVGQGSRKLEGWWLKMRQFHGLLVKRFHCARRNSKALCSQILLPAFFVCVAMTVALSVPEIGDLPPLVLSPSQYHNYTQPRGNFIPYANEERQEYRLRLSPDASPQQLVSTFRLPSGVGATCVLKSPANGSLGPMLNLSSGESRLLAARFFDSMCLESFTQGLPLSNFVPPPPSPAPSDSPVSPDEDSLQAWNMSLPPTAGPETWTSAPSLPRLVHEPVRCTCSAQGTGFSCPSSVGGHPPQMRVVTGDILTDITGHNVSEYLLFTSDRFRLHRYGAITFGNVQKSIPASFGARVPPMVRKIAVRRVAQVLYNNKGYHSMPTYLNSLNNAILRANLPKSKGNPAAYGITVTNHPMNKTSASLSLDYLLQGTDVVIAIFIIVAMSFVPASFVVFLVAEKSTKAKHLQFVSGCNPVIYWLANYVWDMLNYLVPATCCVIILFVFDLPAYTSPTNFPAVLSLFLLYGWSITPIMYPASFWFEVPSSAYVFLIVINLFIGITATVATFLLQLFEHDKDLKVVNSYLKSCFLIFPNYNLGHGLMEMAYNEYINEYYAKIGQFDKMKSPFEWDIVTRGLVAMTVEGFVGFFLTIMCQYNFLRQPQRLPVSTKPVEDDVDVASERQRVLRGDADNDMVKIENLTKVYKSRKIGRILAVDRLCLGVRPGECFGLLGVNGAGKTSTFKMLTGDESTTGGEAFVNGHSVLKDLLQVQQSLGYCPQFDALFDELTAREHLQLYTRLRGIPWKDEAQVVKWALEKLELTKYADKPAGTYSGGNKRKLSTAIALIGYPAFIFLDEPTTGMDPKARRFLWNLILDLIKTGRSVVLTSHSMEECEALCTRLAIMVNGRLRCLGSIQHLKNRFGDGYMITVRTKSSQNVKDVVRFFNRNFPEAMLKERHHTKVQYQLKSEHISLAQVFSKMEQVVGVLGIEDYSVSQTTLDNVFVNFAKKQSDNVEQQEAEPSSLPSPLGLLSLLRPRPAPTELRALVADEPEDLDTEDEGLISFEEERAQLSFNTDTLC, encoded by the exons ATGGGCTTCCTGCaccagctgcagctgctgctctGGAAGAACGTGACGCTGAAGCGCCGGAGCCCG TGGGTCCTGGCTTTTGAGATCTTCATCCCGCTTGTCCTCTTCTTCATCCTGTTGGGACTGCGGCAGAAGAAGCCCACCATCTCTGTGAAGGAAG CTTTCTACACCGCAGCACCGCTGACATCAGCCGGCATCCTGCCCGTCATGCAGTCGCTTTGCCCTGATGGCCAGCGTGATGAGTTTGGCTTCCTGCAATATGCCAACTCCAC GGTCACCCAGCTTCTGGAACGCCTCCACCGTGTAGTGGAGGAGGGCAATTTGTTCGACCCAGTGCGACCCAGCCTGGGCTCAGAGCTCGAGGCTCTGCGCCAACGTCTGGAGGCCCTCAGCTCAGGCCCTGGCACCTGGGAGAGTCACTCAGCCAGACCTGCAG TTTCATCCTTCTCTCTGGACTCGGTGGCCAGGGACCAGAGAGAGCTTTGGCGTTTCCTGATGCAGAACCTGTCACTGCCCAACAGCACGGCCCAAGCCCTCCTAGCTGCCCGTGTGGACCCTTCCGAG GTCTATCGCTTGCTTTTTGGTCCTTTGCCTGACCTGGATGGAAAGTTGGGTTTCCTTAGGAAGCAGGAGCCCTGGAGCCGCCTGGGTAGCAATCCTCTGCTCCAAATGGAG GAGCTGCTGCTGGCTCCTGCCCTTTTGGAACAGCTCACATGTGCTCCAGGTTCTGGGGAACTGGGCCGGATTCTTACCATGCCTGAGGGTCATCAGGTAGACCTTCAGGGCTACCGGGATGCTGTGTGCAGTGGGCAGGCTACAGCTCGTGCCCAGCGCTTCAGCGATTTGGCCGCTGAGCTCAGGAACCAGCTGGACACAGCCAAGATTGCTCAGCAG CTGGGCTTCGATGTCCCCAACGGCTCAGATCCCCAGCCACAGGCACCGTCCCCACAGAGCCTGCCGGCACTCTTAGGGGACCTGCTGGATGCCCAGAAACTTCTGCAGGATGTGGATGTCCTATCAGCCCTTGCCCTGCTGCTGCCTCAAGGTGCCTGTGCTGGCCAGGCCTCTGCACCTCAAGCCAGCAGCCTGAATGGCCTGGCCAACAGCACCGGGATAGGTGCAAATTCAGGTTCCAACACCACTGTTGAGGAGGGCACCCAGTCACCTGTCAGCCCAGCCTCTCCTGACACTCTGCAAGGGCAGTGCTCAGCCTTTGTGCAGCTCTGGGCTGGCTTGCAACCCATCTTGTGTGGCAACAACCG CACCATCGAGCCTGAAGCGCTTCGGAGAGGCAACATGAGCTCCCTGGGTTTTACAAGCAAGGAACAGCGGAACTTGGGCCTTCTAGTGCACCTCATGACCAGCAACCCCAAAATCCTGTACGCACCAGTGGGCTCTGAAGCGGACCGCGTTATCCTCAAG gcaaatgAGACCTTTGCCTTTGTGGGCAACGTTACACACTACGCCCAGGTCTGGCTCAACATCTCCACAGAGATCCGAAGCTTCTTGGAGCAAGGCAGGCTGCAGCAGCATCTGCAGTGGTTACAGCAG TATGTAGCTGATCTTCAGCTACACCCTGAAGCAATGAACCTGTCCCTGGAGGAGCTGCCACCTGCTCTGCGCCAGGACTTCTCACTGCCTAATGGCACAGCCCTCCTGCAACAGCTTGACACAATAGACAACGCAGCCTGTGGCTGGATCCAGTTCATGTCCAAG GTGAGTGTGGACATCTTCAAGGGATTTCCTGATGAGGAGAGCATCGTGAACTACACTCTCAATCAGGCCTACCAGGACAATGTCACAGTGTTTGCCA GCGTGATCTTCCAGACACGGAAGGACGGCTCCCTCCCTCCACATGTACATTACAAGATTCGCCAGAATTCAAGCTTCACTGAGAAAACCAATGAGATCCGCCGTGCTTATTGGCGTCCAGGGCCCAACACCGGTGGTCGCTTCTACTTCCTCTATGGCTTCGTCTGGATCCAGG ACATGATGGAGCGCGCCATCATCAACACATTTGTGGGGCATGACGTGGTCGAACCTGGCAACTACGTGCAGATGTTCCCATACCCCTGCTACACCCGTGACGA CTTCCTGTTTGTCATTGAACACATGATGCCATTGTGCATGGTGATCTCCTGGGTCTACTCTGTGGCCATGACCATCCAGCATATTGTGGCAGAGAAAGAGCACAGGCTCAAGGAG GTGATGAAGACGATGGGCCTGAACAACGCCGTGCACTGGGTGGCCTGGTTCATCACGGGCTTTGTGCAGCTGTCTATCTCCGTGACAGCTCTGACCGCCATCCTCAAGTACGGCCAGGTGCTCATGCACAGCCACGTGCTCATTATCTGGCTCTTCCTTGCCGTCTACGCTGTGGCCACTATCATGTTTTG CTTCCTGGTGTCTGTGCTGTACTCTAAGGCTAAGTTGGCCTCAGCCTGTGGCGGTATCATCTACTTCCTGAGCTACGTTCCCTACATGTATGTAGCGATCCGCGAGGAGGTAGCCCATGACAAGATCACTGCCTTCGAGAAGTGCATTGCG TCCCTGATGTCCACAACAGCCTTTGGCCTGGGTTCCAAGTACTTTGCACTGTATGAAGTGGCAGGAGTGGGCATCCAGTGGCACACGTTCAGCCAGTCCCCAGTGGAAGGAGATGACTTCAATCTGCTCCTTGCTGTCACCATGCTTATGGTGGACACGGTGGTCTACGGCGTGCTCACTTGGTACATTGAGGCTGTGCACCCAG GTATGTATGGGCTGCCCCGGCCCTGGTACTTCCCGCTACAGAAGTCCTATTGGCTGGGCAGTGGGCGGACAgaagcctgggagtggagctggcCATGGGCACACACACCGCGCCTCAGCGTTATGGAGGAGGACCAGGCCTGTGCCATGGAGAGCCGGCACTTCG AGGAGACCCGCGGCATGGAGGAGGAGCCCACCCACCTGCCCTTGGTCGTCTGTGTGGACAAGCTCACCAAGGTCTATAAGAATGACAAGAAGATGGCCTTAAACAAACTGAGCCTCAATCTGTATGAGAATCAGGTGGTCTCTTTCCTAGGCCACAACGGGGCCGGCAAGACCACGACCAT GTCgatcctgactggactgttcccACCCACGTCGGGCTCAGCCACTATCTATGGGCACGACATCCGCACCGAGATGGATGAGATCCGCAAGAACCTGGGCATGTGCCCACAGCACAACGTGCTCTTTGACCGGCTCACGGTGGAGGAGCACCTCTGGTTCTACTCACGCCTCAAaagcatggcacaggaggagatCCGCAAAGAGACGGACAA GATGATTGAGGACCTGGAACTCTCTAACAAGCGGCACTCACTGGTGCAGACGTTGTCTGGAGGCATGAAGCGCAAGCTTTCGGTAGCCATTGCCTTTGTGGGTGGCTCTAGAGCCATTATCTTAGACGAGCCCACGGCTGGCGTGGACCCCTATGCTCGCCGTGCCATCTGGGACCTCATTCTGAAGTACAAGCCGG GCCGCACTATCCTCCTGTCTACCCATCACATGGATGAGGCTGACCTGCTGGGGGATCGCATTGCCATCATCTCCCATGGGAAGCTCAAATGCTGTggctctcccctcttcctcaagGGAGCCTATGGCGATGGGTACCGCCTCACATTGGTCAAGCAGCCTGCAGAACCTGGCACCTCCCAAG aGCCAGGGCTGGCTTCCAGCCCCTCAGGTTGTCCTCGGCTGAGCAGCTGCTCGGAGCCGCAAGTGTCCCAGTTCATCCGCAAGCATGTGGCTTCCTCCCTGCTGGTCTCAGACACGAGCACCGAGCTCTCCTACATCCTGCCCAGCGAGGCCGTCAAGAAGGGGGCCTTCGAGCGCCTCTTTCAG CAACTGGAACACAGCCTGGATGCGCTCCATCTGAGCAGTTTTGGGCTGATGGACACAACTCTGGAGGAGGTGTTCCTCAAGGTGTCTGAAGAAGATCAGTCACTGGAGAACAGCGAGGCTG ATGTGAAGGAGTCCCGGAAGGATGTGCTGCCTGGGGCAGAGGGCCTGACAGCTGTGGGGGGTCAAGCTGGCAACCTGGCTCGGTGCTCAGAGCTGGCACAGTCACAGGCATCGCTGCAGTCTGCATCCTCTGTGGGCTCTGCCCGTGGGGAGGAGGGCACCGGCTACTCTGATGGCTACGGTGACTACCGTCCCCTCTTTGACAACTTGCAGGACCCAGACAATGTCAGCTTACAAG aggcagagatggaggccCTGGCTCAGGTGGGCCAGGGCAGCCGCAAACTCGAGGGCTGGTGGCTGAAGATGCGGCAGTTCCATGGGCTCCTGGTGAAGCGCTTCCACTGTGCTCGTCGGAACTCCAAAGCTCTCTGCTCTCAGATTCTGCTGCCTGCCTTCTTTGTCTGTGTGGCCATGACTGTGGCGTTGTCTGTCCCTGAGATTG GTGACCTACCTCCACTGGTCCTGTCACCCTCTCAGTACCACAACTACACCCAGCCCCGTGGCAACTTTATCCCTTATGCCAATGAGGAACGCCAGGAGTACCG ATTACGGCTGTCACCTGATGCCAGCCCCCAGCAGCTGGTGAGCACATTCCGGCTGCCCTCTGGTGTGGGTGCCACTTGTGTGCTCAAGTCTCCTGCCAACGGCTCCCTGGGACCCATGCTGAACTTAAGCAGTGGAGAGTCCCGCCTGCTGGCGGCACGGTTCTTCGACAGTATGTGCCTGGAGTCCTTCACACAGGGGCTGCCACTGTCCAACTTCGTGCCACCTCCGCCCTCACCCGCCCCTTCTGACTCACCCGTGTCCCCAGATGAGGATTCACTGCAAGCCTGGAACATGTCCCTGCCACCTACTGCTGGGCCAG AGACGTGGACGTCGGCGCCTTCTCTGCCACGCCTAGTGCATGAGCCAGTCCGCTGTACCTGCTCTGCACAGGGCACGGGGTTCTCATGCCCCAGCAGTGTGGGTGGACACCCACCCCAGATGAGAGTGGTCACAGGTGACATCCTGACTGACATCACTGGCCACAATGTTTCTGAGTACCTGCTCTTCACCTCTGACCGTTTCCGACTACACCG ATATGGAGCCATCACCTTTGGTAATGTTCAGAAGTCTATCCCAGCATCCTTTGGTGCCCGGGTCCCTCCTATGGTGCGGAAGATTGCAGTGCGGAGGGTGGCTCAG GTGCTCTACAATAACAAGGGCTACCACAGCATGCCCACCTACCTCAACAGCCTCAACAATGCCATTCTGCGTGCAAACCTACCCAAAAGCAAGGGCAATCCAGCAGCCTATG GCATCACCGTCACCAACCACCCCATGAACAAGACCAGTGCTAGCCTCTCCCTGGATTACCT ACTGCAGGGCACAGATGTGGTCATCGCCATCTTCATCATTGTGGCCATGTCCTTCGTGCCAGCCAGCTTTGTGGTCTTCCTTGTGGCAGAGAAATCCACCAAGGCCAAACACCTGCAGTTCGTCAGCGGGTGCAACCCTGTCATCTACTGGCTGGCCAACTACGTGTGGGACATG CTCAATTACCTGGTCCCAGCCACCTGCTGCGTGATCATCCTCTTTGTCTTTGACTTACCTGCCTACACATCACCCACCAACTTCCCCGCGGTGCTCTCCTTGTTCCTGCTCTATGG GTGGTCCATCACACCCATCATGTACCCAGCCTccttctggtttgaggtccctaGCTCAGCCTACGTGTTCCTCATCGTCATCAACCTCTTCATCGGCATCACAGCCACGGTGGCCACTTTCCTTCTGCAGCTTTTTGAGCATGACAAG GATCTGAAGGTTGTCAACAGTTACCTGAAAAGCTGCTTCCTCATCTTCCCCAACTACAACCTGGGCCACGGGCTCATGGAGATGGCCTACAATGAGTACATCAACGAATACTACGCCAAGATTG GCCAGTTTGACAAGATGAAGTCCCCGTTCGAGTGGGACATTGTCACACGTGGACTGGTGGCCATGACAGTCGAGGGCTTCGTGGGATTCTTCCTCACCATCATGTGCCAGTATAACTTCCTACGGCAGCCACA ACGCCTGCCTGTGTCTACTAAACCTGTGGAAGACGATGTGGATGTGGCTAGTGAGCGACAGAGAGTGCTCCGTGGCGATGCTGACAATGACATGGTCAAGATTGAGAACCTGACCAAG GTGTACAAGTCTCGGAAGATTGGCCGGATCCTGGCAGTGGACCGCCTTTGCCTGGGTGTGCGCCCTGGAGAGTGCTTTGGGCTCCTTGGTGTCAATGGTGCAGGGAAGACCAGCACCTTCAAGATGCTGACTGGAGATGAGAGCACAACTGGGGGAGAGGCCTTTGTCAATGGACACAG CGTGCTCAAGGACCTGCTCCAGGTACAGCAGAGCCTTGGCTACTGCCCGCAGTTTGATGCCCTGTTTGATGAGCTCACGGCTCGTGAACACCTGCAGCTGTACACGCGGCTGCGTGGCATCCCCTGGAAGGATGAGGCACAG GTAGTGAAGTGGGCCCTAGAGAAGCTGGAACTGACAAAGTATGCAGACAAGCCAGCTGGCACCTACAGTGGAGGCAACAAACGGAAGCTTTCCACAGCCATTGCCCTCATTGGGTACCCTGCCTTCATCTTTCTA GATGAGCCCACCACTGGCATGGACCCTAAGGCCCGGCGCTTCCTGTGGAACCTCATTCTGGACCTCATCAAGACGGGACGTTCGGTGGTGCTGACGTCACACAg CATGGAGGAGTGTGAGGCTCTGTGCACACGCTTGGCCATCATGGTGAACGGGCGGCTGCGCTGCCTGGGCAGCATCCAGCACCTTAAGAACAG GTTTGGGGATGGCTACATGATTACTGTAAGGACCAAAAGCAGCCAGAACGTGAAGGACGTGGTGCGGTTCTTCAACAGGAACTTCCCAGAGGCCATGCTCAAG GAAAGACACCATACGAAGGTGCAGTATCAGCTCAAGTCAGAGCACATCTCGCTGGCTCAGGTGTTCAGCAAGATGGAGCAGGTGGTGGGTGTGCTGGGCATCGAGGATTACTCAGTCAGCCAGACCACCCTGGATAAC GTGTTTGTGAACTTTGCGAAGAAGCAGAGTGATAATGTGGAGCAGCAAGAGGCTGAGCCCTCGTCCTTGCCGTCCCCCCTTGGACTGCTCAGCCTGCTGAGGCCCCGCCCCGCACCCACAGAGCTCCGGGCATTGGTGGCTGATGAGCCAGAGGACCTGGACACAGAGGATGAAGGCCTCATCAGCTTCGAGGAAGAGCGG GCCCAGCTCTCCTTCAACACTGATACGCTCTGCTGA